GGCAGCTAGGTTTTGTTCACAGCCAGTTTCCAGGCACCCTGACCTCTGCCGTGCTCCATCAGTCCTGCTCAAGTGGGGAGGGATCTCTGTTACACTGaaactccccaccccctccaactTTGGACTGACTCCACCCCCCCCATGCTCCCCTCCAGTGATTTAGGGTGCTCAGGGCCTCCAAGATGTTGACCTGGCTCAGCCCTTCAgccccccagctcctcccaggTGCTTTATGTTCTCAGCATGACTCTCCAGTCTCCTGTGGGTGCCAGTAGGATTCTGGTTGATGGGGGAGCCGTAGACTGTGATGAGGGCTTCATCAGCTAGAGGACGGAAGGAGGGAATCCGGCTGGAGGGGTGTGCACAGGTGAGTTTTGCTTGCGGCCTTGTAGCCAGGAGAAAGGCTGCATCTGGAGAGTGGAGGAAGAGCCCAAGGACAGTCCCTTTCTGTCCCTGTCACTTCTTCCGCTTGCCTCTCTCCAGCTGTATCTCCCAAActgatccctcccccacttcGTTCCCCAACCTTGaacctgtgtgtttgttttggaaaAGGAGGACAGAGGCTTACATGGGCCACTTAAAGTCCACGTTCCTACATCAGCCCCACCTCCCGAGCCTGGCCTGACCCCGGATTCCCCCAAACTCCACCCCCTGCCAACCTTCTGCCCTTGGCTGCTTGTCTTGAATGTACCCATCGTGCCATTGTCCAGAAGCCCCACCCAGAGCCAGGAACCTCCAGAGACTGAAAGGGGCATCCTGCACCCAGGTcctgtctatctgtctgtctttctatcttgcattcctattcaaGAGCCTGGAGGCAGCCAGGAGCTTTAGCTATGgctgtctttattcttttgtccCTGTGGAGTGTTCTGGTGATGGGCATGGGTGAAGGTGGTGCTGGGAGTGAGAAAGGAGTTGGGAAGGAGTGTCATCCTGGCCTGCCTCCCTTCTGCCCCTCCGGATCTCCCACTGCCCAGCCCTGGACACAGCCTGGCCAAAGCCAGCTGTTTGCAGACCTGAGCCGAGAAGAGCTGACGGCTGTGATGGGCTTTCTGACCCAGGAGCTGGGGCCAGGCCTGGTGGATGCAGCTCAGGCCAGACCCTCAGACAACTGCATCTTCTCGGTAGAGCTGGAGCTGCCCCCCAAGGCTGCAGCCCTGGCCCACCTGGACAGGGCGAGCCCCCCGCCTTCCCGGGAGGCACTGGCCATCATCTTCTTTGGTGGACAACCCCAGCCCAATGTGACTGAGCTGCTGGTGGGGCCCTGCTGCACCCCTCCTACCTGCGGGATGTGACTGTGGAGCGTCACGGGGGCTCCCTGCCCTATCACCGACACCCCGCGCTCATGCGAGAGTACCTGGACATAGACCAGATGATCTTCAACAGAGAGCTGCCCCAGGCTGCTGGTCTCCTCCACCACTGCTGCTCCTACAAACGCCAAGGACAGAACCTGATGACGATGAACTCAGCCCCCCGTGGTTTGCAATCAGAGGACAGGGCCACCTGGTTTGGCCTCTACTACAACATCTCAGGGGCTGGGTTCTTCCTGCACCCCATAGGCTTGGAGCTTCTGGTAGACCACAAGGCTCTGGACCCTGCTTGCTGGACCATCCAGAAGGTGTTCTTTCAAGGCCGCTACTATGAGAGTCTGGCCCATCTGGAGGAGCAGTTTGAGGCCGGCCTGGTGAATGTGGTGGTGATCGCAGACAACGGCACAGGTGGGTCCTGGTCCCTGAAGTCCCAGGCGCCTCCGGGTCCGGCTCCCCCTCTGCAGTTCCATCCCCAGGGCCCCCGCTTCAGTGTCCAGGGGAGTCAAGTGGCCTCCTCACTGTGGACTTTCTCCTTTGGCCTCGGAGCTTTCAGTGGCCCAGGGATCTTTGACATCGCTTCCAAGGGGAGAGAGTCGCCTATGAAGTCAGTGTCCAGGAGGCCTTGGCTGTCTATGGTGGAAATTCCCCAGCAGCAATGCTGACCCACTATATGGATGGCAGCTTTGGCATGGGCAAGTACTCCACGCCCCTGACCCGTGGGGTGGACTGCCCCTATCTGGTCACCTACGTGGACTGGCACGTCCTTTTGGAGTCCCAAGCCCCCAAGACACTACATGATGCCTTTTGTGTGTTTGAGCAGAACCAGGGCCTGCCCCTGAGGCGACACCACTCAGATTTtcattccaactattttgggagCCTTGTGGAGACAGTGCTGGTCTTCAGATCTGTGTCGACCTTGCTCAACTATGACTACGTGTGGGATATTGTCTTGCACCCCAGTGGGGCCATAGAAGTCAAATTCCATGCCACAGGCTACATCAGCTCAGCGTTCCTCTTTGGTGCTGCCCGAAGATACGGAAACCAGGTTGGGAAGCACACGCTGGGCACGGTCCACACCCACAGTGCCCACTACAAGGTGGATCTGGACGTGGGAGGTAAGACATCCTGGCGGAGGCCAGGATTCCAGTAGAGGGGGCTGAAGTCTCCATGCCTAGATTTAAAAATTGTCattgaaacattaaaaatgtaaaagtataaGAAGTAAATGTGAAAGTCATCAAATTCCTCAGAGATTTTCACCCTTAGATGGTTATTCTCTcatgtttaaaaaaagtctttccttttttaaaatcgtGCATCTGCTATCTAGAATATATTACAGTGTATACtatgtatatatgatatactGATATACATATTTAGAATTTTACCACCAAATTTCAATCataatgtacatatattttgTCACTTCTAATTTCTCACATAACAACATATTACACTCACTCAAACAACAAATATTCACCGAATGCATATTTGTGCCAAGCACTGCACTAAAACAATGTAACAAAAGAAACAACATCCCTGCTCTCAGTAGGCTTAGGTTGTGATGGAGGAGTGGAGAGAACGTGGAGGGCTCCTGGAAAATGTGAGAGAaacattttggttttattgaagtttacttgacttaacaatgttgtgttaatttctgctgtacagcaaagtgattcagttattcatatatatattctttttcatattcttttccattatgatttttttaaattaattaattaattaattttggggggctgctttgggtcttcgttgctgtgtgcgggctttctctagttgttgcgagccggggccactctttgttgcagtgcgcaggcttctcattgcggtggcttctcttgttgctgagcatgggctctaggtacacgggcttcagtagttggagcacgtgggctctgctgcacaggctcagtagttgtggcgcacgggctttgttgctccgcagcctgtgggatcttcccggaccagggcttgaactcttgtcccctgcattggcaggcggattcttaaccactgcgccaccagggaagtcctccattaagatttatcacaggattttgaatacagttccctgtgctatccagtaggaccttgttgtttatccattctatatataatagtttgcatctgctaaccacaAACTCcgaatccatccctccccccggcaaccacaagtctgttctctatatctgtaagtctgtttctgtttcatagatatgttcatttgtgttgcactttagattccacatataagtgatatcatatggtatttacctttctctttctgactcacttcacttagtatgataatcactaggtccatccatgttgctgtaaatggcattatttcattcttttttatggctgagtagtattccatgtgtgtgtatgtatatgtacatatatatatatgtatgtatgtgtatatcgcATCTTCTTAAtctaatcatctgttgatggacacttaggttgcttccaggttttggctattgtaaatagtaccgCTCTGAACacagggatgcatgtatctttttgaattacggttttgtCCGgctatacgcccaggagtggaatttctggaacatatggcaactctatttttagttttttaaggaacctccatact
This is a stretch of genomic DNA from Eschrichtius robustus isolate mEscRob2 chromosome 20, mEscRob2.pri, whole genome shotgun sequence. It encodes these proteins:
- the LOC137754235 gene encoding LOW QUALITY PROTEIN: primary amine oxidase, lung isozyme-like (The sequence of the model RefSeq protein was modified relative to this genomic sequence to represent the inferred CDS: inserted 2 bases in 2 codons; substituted 1 base at 1 genomic stop codon); this translates as MAVFILLSLWSVLVMGMGEGGAGSEKGVGKECHPGLPPFCPSGSPTAQPWTQPGQSQLFADLSREELTAVMGFLTQELGPGLVDAAQARPSDNCIFSVELELPPKAAALAHLDRASPPPSREALAIIFFGGQPQPNVTELLVGPCXHPSYLRDVTVERHGGSLPYHRHPALMREYLDIDQMIFNRELPQAAGLLHHCCSYKRQGQNLMTMNSAPRGLQSEDRATWFGLYYNISGAGFFLHPIGLELLVDHKALDPACWTIQKVFFQGRYYESLAHLEEQFEAGLVNVVVIADNGTGGSWSLKSQAPPGPAPPLQFHPQGPRFSVQGSQVASSLWTFSFGLGAFSGPGIFDXRFQGERVAYEVSVQEALAVYGGNSPAAMLTHYMDGSFGMGKYSTPLTRGVDCPYLVTYVDWHVLLESQAPKTLHDAFCVFEQNQGLPLRRHHSDFHSNYFGSLVETVLVFRSVSTLLNYDYVWDIVLHPSGAIEVKFHATGYISSAFLFGAARRYGNQVGKHTLGTVHTHSAHYKVDLDVGGLENWVWAEDMAFVPTAVPWSPKHQIQRLQVTRKLLETEEQATSPLGGPSPRYLYLASNHSNKWGHPRGYRIQTVNFAGEPLPQNSSMERAFSWARCQLAVTQQKEEEARSNSIYNLNDPWTPTLDFTDFISNETIAGQDLVAWVTAGFLHMPHAEDIPNIVTVENGVGFFLXPYNFFDQDPSIDSADSIYFREDQDAGTCEVNRLACLPQAAACAPHLPAFSHAGFSHN